ATTTGGAATTATGATTGAAGATGATGGTCAAGCACTTAGAGGAACATTTGTAGTGAATCCGGAAGGTGTGATTAAAACTGCTGAGATCCATGATCTTGGAATTGGTCGCTCTGCAGATGAACTCGTTCGCAAAGTGCAAGCTGCGCAATATGTTGCAAACAACGATGGCGAAGTATGTCCAGCAAAATGGAAACCAGGTAACACAACATTGAAACCAGGCCTTGACTTGGTCGGAAAAATTTAAACTTAATTAGGCGGGCAAAGCCCGCCTAAATCGGGAGGTTATTATGTTAGATGAATCAACAAAAGAACAAGTAAAACAATACTTTGGAAGAATCAAAAATCCTGTAAAGATAAGATTGTATTCAGGAGTTCATGAAAAAAGAGAAGAGTTAGTTGCATTTTTAGATGATATTGTTTCTCTTTCTTTTCAAATTTCATTGGAACATTCTAAAGAAAAAAATGATGGTCTTCGTTTTGCGATTTTTTCAGAAAATAAACATACGGGAATTGAATTTTCTGGAATCCCAATGGGTCATGAATTTACTTCTTTTATTTTGGCGATTTTACAATCCGGTGGGAATCCAATCAAATTAGAAGAGGGAATTCTTTCTGCAGTTTCAAAATTAAAAGAAAATTTGAATTTTGAAACGTTTATCTCACTTGATTGTCATAACTGTCCGGAAGTGGTACAAACTCTAAATAGTTTTGCACTAATCAACCCATCCATATCTCATAATATGATTGATGGAGCTATGTATCCAGATCTTGTGAAGGAAAAAAATATCCAGGGTGTTCCTGCTGTTTTTTTAAATGGCAAACGTTTTCTTTCTGGAAAGGCAGAAGCATCCGTAATCTTTGATAAATTATTAGAATTATATTCGGTTCCCGAGTCGAACGAAGTATCTACGGAACTTTCTAATTCATCTGAAATTTATGATGTCACTGTCATTGGTGGAGGACCTTCTGGTGTGACAGCGGCGGTGTATTCTGCTAGAAAAGGATTAAAAACCCTAGTCATTGCAGATCGGTTAGGTGGACAAGTAAAAGATACTTTAGGCATCGAGAACATCATATCTTTACCCTATACAACTGGTCCTGAGTTGACTCATGTATTATCTGAACAACTTGATAAAAACCAAATTAAAAAGAAAGAAAATGTCCGTGTGTTAAAGATTGAATCTGGAAATTTAAAAACCATTCATTTGAATACGGGTGAACAAATTCTCACTAAAACTGTGATACTCTCAACGGGCGCAAAATGGCGTGAACTCAACGTTCCTGGTGAAAGAGAATTTGTTGGAAAAGGTGTTGCTTATTGCCCTCACTGTGATGGTCCATTTTTTAAAGACAAAGATGTTGCTGTTGTCGGTGGAGGAAATTCTGGAGTCGAAGCAGCTTTGGATTTAAGTGGAATTGTAAAATCAGTCACATTGATCGAGTTTGGTGACAAACTCAATGCAGACAAAGTGTTGTTAGATAAGGTCGCTTTATCTCCCAATATTAAAACCCTCGTAAAAGCCCAAACCATGGAAATCCAAACTAATTCGGAAAAAGTTACTGGACTTACTTATAAGAACAGAACTTCAGAAGAGTCGGAAACCATTCCCTTGGATGGAGTATTTGTACAGATAGGACTTGTACCAAATAGCAGTTTTGTGAAGGATTTAGTGGCAACTAATCGATTTGGGGAAATTTTGGTTGATGAGAAATGTAAAACAAGCGTGGAAGGAATTTTTGCTTGTGGTGATGTGACGAACACACCTTACAAACAGATCATCATTGCAATGGGGGAGGGAGCAAAAGCTGCAATTAGTGCGTTTGAGTATCTTCTACACGCTGCTTGATAATAACCATCTTTCAAGAGCAGAATAAAGATCGGCGGAGGAGATTGGTTTGGTGAGAAAATCATTCATCCCAGACTCTATCGCCGTATCTTTAACAGAAAAAAACGCTCCTGCAGTTAAAGCAATGATGGGAGTTCTATTGATTGATCCTTTTTCCAGTTTTCTAATTTCGATTGTAGCCGTATAACCATCCATCACCGGCATCTGTAGATCCATAAAAATTAAATCAGGTGCTTTTTGTTGGAACTGTTTAACGGCGTCGGCTCCGTCGGTTGCAAATCTTAGTTGTATATGAGGGTATCTTTTTAGTAACATTTTTGATAAAAGTTTTTTGTTTAAATCATTGTCTTCTACTATCAAAATATCATTTCGAATTTGTTTGTTTTCAACAATAACGGTTTCTTCAGGCGCCGTTAGTTTTTCTTCAAATAAATTAGAAGAGACAGATCCTGTTGCATTGACCTCTAAGGACAAAATAAAACTAAACCTACTTCCATTTCCAAGTTCACTATCAATTTTTAGTTGTGAGTTCATTTTTTGTATGAGTTGGTTTGTGATAGAAAGACCAAGTCCTGTCCCACCGTACTTACGGGTGATGGATGTATCAGCTTGCGAAAAGGAATCAAACAATTTTAGTTTTGAATTTGGATCAATACCTATTCCTGTATCAGAAACAGCAAACTCGATATCAATGATATCTCCGACTTGTTTAAGTGGTTTAACGGATACATCAACCTTTCCTTCGTGAGTGAATTTAATTGCATTTCCAATAAGATTGGAAAGCACTTGTCTGAGTCGTAAAGGATCTAAAGAAACAAATTTTGGTAAGTGGGAATCCAAATGTAGGTTTAGAGGAATCGCTTTGGATGCAGCTGAAATTTGGAAAAGGTCAACAGTTGACTGAACTAAATCTATTAAATCTGTACTAATAAATTCTAGATCCATCTTCCCTGAATCAATTTTTGAAAAATCAAGAATTTGGTTTACTAAAGATAATAAACTCTTTCCAGAAAGGAAAATACTTCTCAAATACTCTTTTTGTTCGTCCGAAAGTGAGGAGTGTAACAAGAGTTCTGTGAATCCGATGATTCCATTGAGTGGAGTTCTAATTTCATGGCTCATATTGGCCAAAAAATTTCCTTTTGCCATATTTGCCGCTTCAGCCATTTCTTTAGCTTTTCGAAGTGTATATTCTATTTTTTTAGTTTCTGTTAGATCGGTATTGGAACCAACCATTCTGATTTTGTTTCCATAAGAATCTCTTTGGATATAACATCTTGATAAAACATGGGCATAATTACCTTTTCTTTTTTTCATCTGAAAACTGAATTCAAAAGTTTCTCTCTGTGAGAGCATGATGTTTTCTAAAAATTCTGAAACCCAATCTAAATCATCTGGATGAATCAAACTTTTCCAATAACCGATTGGGACATTGTCTGCCTTATCATCATTCCCAAATTCTAACCACCACCTGCGAGAGTAGATAACTGTGTCGTTTACTAAATCCCAATCAAACCAACCATCCGAACTAACTTCCAAAATTAAAGCATAGCGTTCGTTAGATTCTCTTAATGCTGTTTCTGCACGTTTTTGCTCTGTAATATCTTTGCTTGCCCCGACAATGAATTTAAATTTTCCTTCTACTTCAATGGGAGTGAGAGCAGTTGTCCAAATTTTTGTTCCCGCAGGCATTGGAATACTTTCTTCATATGAAATGGTTGTTTTTGCATTTAAAACATTTTTGTAATTTTTAATGACTGGTTGTCCCAACTCTTCACCAAGTAACTCGACCGGTGTTTTGCCTTGGATGAAAGATTGAGTGATACCTGTTGATCTTTCATAAGCTAAATTGATGCGACGGATGATAAAGTTACCATCATCCATTACCTCCACAAGAAACATTGAATCTTGGCTTCCATTAAACAAAATATTGTTTTCGAGTAACAACTGTTTTATTTCGCTGGGTTCGTTTTTGATGATATCTTGGAGGGAAAGTAATTCTGAGATATCGGCAAGAATTCCATCGAATCGTAAGATTTCTCCATTTTCATTTCGAATCAGCCTTCCTTGGCATTGTACAAACTTGATTTTTTTACTTTTGGTTTGAATTCGATAACGAACTTGAATTTTATCACCAGCATTAAGTGATGTTAACGCAGCCTCGACAATAGCACGATCTTCCTCGAGGATTAAATTTTTCCAATTATCGTGCGCGTCTGTAAAATATTCTCTAGGGTATTCGGTGAGAGTTTCTGCCGATGGGCTAATATACAGAATTTCTAATTCTGGAAAATTTGCCGAAAAAACAACCTCCTCCATTGCGGAGAGAATTTGTTTTTCCAGAGATGGCGGAGGCAAGTCCATACCAGTGATTGGACGTATTTTTCCGAAATTTTTAACATGCTAAATTAGGATTTTCTAATAAGAAAGGGTAGGGCTAGTTGAGGGGTGAATCGACTGTAATTCATTCCCAAAAGTTCCTGATCGTTCAAAATCCGAAATTCATCTACGAAATAGGGCCAAGGAAAAGGTGCTTCTTTTGTGTACTCAAGGATCAAACTTGGGTTTCCATCAAGCCTTGACTTTCCAATTGACAGCTTCATGGGATGGCGCATTTGAAACTCTGTTGCTTTGGGTGGTAAAAAGAGATTATAAGCAATCTCCGATCCATCGAACGATTTGCCCCACCAATGACGAAAAGACATAAAATTCAAACTGAGACGGGCACCAGATTGGAACCATCGGGGACCTAGCCAATCGGCTTGGTAATTTCCAATAGGAAAGGAGTTCGGCGCTTTTAATTCCAAAAACTGTTTTTTGAATTGAGATAGGGACATCGTCATTAAACAAATTCCAAAATGACAAAAGCATAGCGAAAAATCCGATCTGAATAAAAAAATATAGAAAGAAATTCCATTTCATTCAGGAAAGAGTTGGCAACGGGAAATGCCAATCGTAGAACAGGGGACATTCGAATTTCGGAGTCCATATGCGTAAGTTAGTCCTTACTTTTGGTTTGTTGTTTTTTCTTAGTTCTTGCCATTCCATTTCGGGTTTTTTTCGTTCCATTAAACGCACTATTTTTCCAAGTAGTTGTCGTATCGAGGTGAAGCTCGACACTACAGATTTAAAATATTTAGAGGATCTTTGGGATTATCGATTTACCGTTACAGAAGATACCAATTTGTTAGAGTTCACATCCGCTGTTCAAATTTCTCCAAAACCATCCAATCCTAAATTCGAATTTTCTGATTATGTAAGTCGAGAGTTTTCTCTCGATACTTGGAATTTTGATCCAGGTGTTGCTTATGAAATCATAATCGAAAAGTTTTATGCAGAGAATGATTGTTTTTTAGAAACACCTGTTAGCTTTAAACTCCCGGTAATGCAAAGAAAACCATCTTTCTATTTATCCAGGGAAAATATATTTGAATCCAATTTAAACAAAGTACTTCCTATTTCAATTTCAAATGTGCCTGAATTCCAAATTCGTTCTGCTGAATTGTCAGTTCCTGTTCTTGTAAA
This genomic stretch from Leptospira meyeri harbors:
- a CDS encoding ATP-binding protein, which encodes MDLPPPSLEKQILSAMEEVVFSANFPELEILYISPSAETLTEYPREYFTDAHDNWKNLILEEDRAIVEAALTSLNAGDKIQVRYRIQTKSKKIKFVQCQGRLIRNENGEILRFDGILADISELLSLQDIIKNEPSEIKQLLLENNILFNGSQDSMFLVEVMDDGNFIIRRINLAYERSTGITQSFIQGKTPVELLGEELGQPVIKNYKNVLNAKTTISYEESIPMPAGTKIWTTALTPIEVEGKFKFIVGASKDITEQKRAETALRESNERYALILEVSSDGWFDWDLVNDTVIYSRRWWLEFGNDDKADNVPIGYWKSLIHPDDLDWVSEFLENIMLSQRETFEFSFQMKKRKGNYAHVLSRCYIQRDSYGNKIRMVGSNTDLTETKKIEYTLRKAKEMAEAANMAKGNFLANMSHEIRTPLNGIIGFTELLLHSSLSDEQKEYLRSIFLSGKSLLSLVNQILDFSKIDSGKMDLEFISTDLIDLVQSTVDLFQISAASKAIPLNLHLDSHLPKFVSLDPLRLRQVLSNLIGNAIKFTHEGKVDVSVKPLKQVGDIIDIEFAVSDTGIGIDPNSKLKLFDSFSQADTSITRKYGGTGLGLSITNQLIQKMNSQLKIDSELGNGSRFSFILSLEVNATGSVSSNLFEEKLTAPEETVIVENKQIRNDILIVEDNDLNKKLLSKMLLKRYPHIQLRFATDGADAVKQFQQKAPDLIFMDLQMPVMDGYTATIEIRKLEKGSINRTPIIALTAGAFFSVKDTAIESGMNDFLTKPISSADLYSALERWLLSSSV
- the ahpF gene encoding alkyl hydroperoxide reductase subunit F, translating into MLDESTKEQVKQYFGRIKNPVKIRLYSGVHEKREELVAFLDDIVSLSFQISLEHSKEKNDGLRFAIFSENKHTGIEFSGIPMGHEFTSFILAILQSGGNPIKLEEGILSAVSKLKENLNFETFISLDCHNCPEVVQTLNSFALINPSISHNMIDGAMYPDLVKEKNIQGVPAVFLNGKRFLSGKAEASVIFDKLLELYSVPESNEVSTELSNSSEIYDVTVIGGGPSGVTAAVYSARKGLKTLVIADRLGGQVKDTLGIENIISLPYTTGPELTHVLSEQLDKNQIKKKENVRVLKIESGNLKTIHLNTGEQILTKTVILSTGAKWRELNVPGEREFVGKGVAYCPHCDGPFFKDKDVAVVGGGNSGVEAALDLSGIVKSVTLIEFGDKLNADKVLLDKVALSPNIKTLVKAQTMEIQTNSEKVTGLTYKNRTSEESETIPLDGVFVQIGLVPNSSFVKDLVATNRFGEILVDEKCKTSVEGIFACGDVTNTPYKQIIIAMGEGAKAAISAFEYLLHAA